A single region of the Raphanus sativus cultivar WK10039 chromosome 1, ASM80110v3, whole genome shotgun sequence genome encodes:
- the LOC108840471 gene encoding BURP domain-containing protein BNM2A, which translates to MASLRFSVTFHTFLFFSLWVVEARTSRKLISTKEQEIQNNSHLLKDGEFEDPTLYMFFKINDLKIGTKLPIYFNKNDLRKVPPLLTRQEADLIPFTKSKLDFLLNHFSISKDSPQAKAMKETLVRCNYKAIEGEYKFCGTSLESMLDLAKKTIASNSDLKVMTTKVMVPSQDTISYALHNYTFAEAPKELVGIKMLGCHRMPYPYVVYYCHGHKSGTKVFEVNLVTDDGKHRVVGPAVCHMNTSMWNVDHEAFKVLKIEPRSAPVCHFFPLDNIVWVAK; encoded by the exons ATGGCTTCTTTGCGATTCTCGGTCACCTTCCAcaccttcctcttcttctctctg TGGGTCGTGGAGGCACGCACGTCAAGAAAGCTGATATCAACCAAGGAACAAGAAATTCAGAACAATAGCCATTTGCTCAAAGATGGTGAATTCGAGGATCCTACACTATACatgtttttcaaaatcaatGATCTTAAAATAGGAACCAAGTTGCCCATTTACTTCAACAAAAACGATCTTAGAAAAGTTCCTCCACTTCTCACAAGACAAGAAGCTGATCTCATTCCTTTCACTAAGTCTAAGCTTGACTTCCTTCTGAATCACTTCTCTATCTCCAAAGACTCTCCCCAAGCTAAAGCCATGAAGGAGACTCTGGTACGTTGTAACTACAAGGCCATTGAAGGAGAGTACAAGTTTTGTGGGACATCTTTGGAGTCAATGCTTGATCTCGCCAAGAAAACAATAGCGTCTAATTCAGATCTCAAGGTCATGACAACAAAAGTAATGGTACCTTCCCAAGACACAATAAGCTATGCTTTGCATAACTATACATTCGCCGAGGCTCCTAAGGAGCTTGTTGGGATTAAGATGTTGGGGTGTCATAGAATGCCATACCCTTATGTCGTTTATTATTGCCATGGTCATAAAAGTGGAACCAAAGTCTTTGAGGTTAACTTGGTGACAGATGATGGGAAACATCGGGTTGTGGGACCTGCTGTTTGTCACATGAACACGTCTATGTGGAACGTTGATCATGAAGCTTTTAAGGTGTTGAAAATAGAGCCAAGGTCCGCACCAGTTTGCCACTTCTTCCCTCTTGATAACATTGTGTGGGTAGCGAAGTAG